In one Castor canadensis chromosome 15, mCasCan1.hap1v2, whole genome shotgun sequence genomic region, the following are encoded:
- the Urb2 gene encoding unhealthy ribosome biogenesis protein 2 homolog isoform X2, whose translation MAAVYSGISFKLKSKTTSWEDKLKLAHFAWISHQCFLPNKEQVLLDWARQSLVAFYKKKLELKEDIVERLWVYIDDILHSRKLQNLLKNGKTVNLQISLIKIINERIAEFSLSGCQRNICAVLRCCQGIFSTPALAVIYTAKQELMVSLLSQLCWSACRQPEGAVTAQLFEVIHLALGHYLLLQQQQANPRRVFGDVTGHLLQPCLILRHLLSGGTWTQAGPGQLRQLLSRDVRSQIETLLQGGVFQPDLLSSYKEELLDQQQDDMKMGTLKGLLAPVDTVIARLVDAGYCEPDLHASVVASSVALLYRLFLDSYLKEGNQFLCFQALPRLFGCLRLSRLQEGQTEALSTSDWTTELLAVEQLLNSVATNNIYNVAADRIRHGEVQFHFYRRVAELLINHSQAPVPAWFRCLRILMSLNHLILEPDLDELLSSAWIDAEVTELRTKKAQEVLIHTLFQTYAKLRQVPRLFEEVLGVICRPAAEALRQPVLSSGPSTALCACLLELPPSQILDTWSLVLERFQDLVLPYLQSDADMALKALSLSSLLHCVMFNMQSLDSSMPLPVIRRTQCTMERMLGELLKPLLALLLDPPDAEPELWQQKVSDATCLLSYTWAQVDTTLSLNCSQYHSVAGPLTGDAVDISNLPLLIPGVEAQLWRKVEKITAQSSSLGRYCLEQLYLQKMKRTLMQTGSSSEEALQTLQHDASYILGSGRDSLTQGTVASWDGQIGTVSEPTYPVAHWHLIVSNLTVLIPYLCPDDVRYLASVLLRTLPMSKAQEGSADEDPFITLGKVSTALLHSPLFPEIQSLHSAFLMCIIVRCSSILCSGAHDDLGLLRQQLPWLFEKDHHKVVAHWENRFAKAGPDGVERREVAQNLLSLVKRDFPIHLEEEQIADLSELLEVVSTLHLDSLSPPYHVRYFLLLLSMGVATLRCSQLSSLALQFLVTCYQLLGALQRGKSARSVFKVMYVSDIFEIVLTSLLQASHVFFVEGDNPSWLQLLQVVGTFLEQLMQMVIQLKLSVVLNFGKILTFLSRCKLYTESASSKQLKIQSLLGSQLLLVSLTKLCQVLGSFVKEQRQPQETPFVLPELLQQAVLQTGALCSAVGARGHHLPSAFLSAIATLLEVDLSQHHRDRAPEIAQVADRALPSHAALYRDVYTQLLSELPALVGNIPSFQAALRFLTLFFLAPELHPKEGSIFASMFHAVKKVLADLDTSAQVTQDVEPLLGALFTQMLEAGTMEDFGLVMWSVLQGLDVNYTWRADLQAVLCAIRLLKLLLSCPLSGEKAGLLWRACPQIITALTLQHREACQEQPVAVAVVGPILDVLAALLRQGEEAISNPHHVSLAFSILLTVPLDHLKPAEYKSIFLRMHSVLFSILQCHPKVMLKAVPSFLNSFHKLVVSVMHEGRQKDKGNSDDLPVILECARLVERMYSHIATRAEEFTVFSPFLVAQYVTEVQKMASLWGLTLWFLHSDPLQQKATPCLSPLELQTECVVCTGEGGGVHVCGVWNVCVMVCVHVHMSWWRCTCV comes from the exons ATGGCTGCTGTTTATTCTGGCATTTCCTTTAAGCTCAAAAGCAAGACAACTTCCTGGGAAGATAAACTAAAATTAGCTCACTTTGCATGGATTTCCCACCAGTGTTTTCTTCCAAATAAAGAACAA GTTTTACTTGATTGGGCAAGACAGTCATTGGTtgcattttataagaaaaaacttGAGCTGAAGGAAGATATTGTCGAAAGGCTTTGGGTGTATATTGATGACATTCTTCATAGCAGAAAATTACAAAATCTCCTGAAGAATGGAAAGACAGTTAATCTTCAAATTTCCCTCATCAAG ATCATAAACGAGAGAATAGCTGAGTTCTCTCTTTCGGGATGCCAAAGAAACATCTGTGCTGTCCTGCGTTGCTGTCAGGGCATCTTCTCAACGCCTGCCCTTGCTGTCATCTACACAGCCAAACAGGAGTTGATGGTGTCCTTGCTGAGCCAGCTCTGCTGGTCAGCCTGCAGGCAGCCAGAAGGAGCCGTGACAGCCCAGCTATTCGAGGTCATTCACCTGGCTCTTGGCCATTACCTCTTGCTCCAGCAGCAGCAGGCCAACCCTAGACGTGTCTTTGGGGATGTGACTGGGCACCTGCTCCAGCCCTGCCTGATCCTGCGGCATTTGCTTTCTGGAGGTACGTGGACACAGGCTGGCCCAGGCCAACTGCGGCAGCTGCTGAGCCGGGATGTCAGAAGTCAGATTGAGACCCTTCTTCAAGGTGGAGTTTTTCAGCCGGATCTGCTCTCATCCTACAAAGAGGAGCTCTTGGATCAGCAGCAAGACGACATGAAAATGGGAACCCTGAAGGGTCTTCTTGCTCCAGTAGACACTGTGATTGCTAGGCTGGTGGATGCTGGCTACTGTGAACCAGATCTTCATGCTTCTGTTGTGGCCAGCTCTGTGGCCTTGCTGTACAGGCTCTTTTTGGATTCTTACCTTAaggagggaaaccagtttctctgCTTCCAGGCTCTCCCCAGGCTGTTTGGCTGCTTGCGACTCTCACGCCTGCAGGAGGGACAGACGGAAGCCCTGTCTACATCAGACTGGACTACAGAGCTTCTGGCTGTGGAGCAGCTGCTGAACTCAGTGGCCACCAACAACATCTACAATGTAGCCGCCGACAGGATCCGGCATGGGGAGGTGCAGTTCCACTTCTACCGCCGTGTGGCTGAGCTGCTCATAAACCATTCACAAGCACCTGTGCCAGCCTGGTTCCGCTGCCTCAGGATTTTGATGTCTCTGAATCATTTGATTTTAGAGCCAGACCTGGATGAACTGTTGTCTTCAGCTTGGATTGATGCTGAAGTAACAGAGCTCCGAACCAAAAAAGCCCAGGAGGTTCTTATTCACACCCTTTTCCAGACATATGCCAAGCTTCGTCAGGTGCCACGGTTGTTTGAGGAGGTTTTGGGGGTGATCTGCCGTCCAGCTGCTGAGGCACTGAGGCAACCTGTGCTGTCCTCAGGCCCTTCCACAGCACTCTGTGCATGCCTCCTAGAGCTGCCACCAAGTCAGATCCTGGACACATGGTCCCTTGTGCTGGAGAGGTTCCAGGATTTGGTCCTCCCCTATTTGCAGAGTGATGCCGACATGGCCCTGAAGGCCCTGTCTCTGAGCTCATTGCTGCACTGCGTCATGTTCAACATGCAGAGCCTGGACAGCAGCATGCCCCTGCCAGTCATCAGACGGACACAGTGCACAATGGAGAGGATGCTGGGAGAGCTCCTGAAGCCACTGCTGGCCCTTCTCCTGGATCCCCCAGATGCAGAGCCTGAGCTGTGGCAACAGAAGGTGAGTGACGCCACGTGCCTGCTGTCTTACACCTGGGCTCAGGTGGATACCACCCTCAGTTTGAACTGTAGCCAGTATCACTCTGTGGCTGGTCCCCTGACTGGGGATGCTGTGGACATCTCGAATCTCCCCTTGTTGATCCCAGGTGTGGAAGCACAGCTCTGGAGGAAGGTAGAGAAGATTACAGCACAGTCCAGCTCTCTTGGTAGGTATTGCTTAGAACAGCTCTACCTGCAGAAAATGAAACGGACTTTAATGCAGACTGGTTCCAGTTCTGAAGAAGCCCTCCAAACTCTGCAGCATGATGCTTCCTACATTCTTGGTTCTGGCAGAGACAGCTTGACTCAAGGGACAGTGGCTTCCTGGGATGGGCAGATAGGGACCGTGAGTGAGCCCACATACCCCGTAGCACACTGGCACTTGATTGTGTCAAACCTCACAGTTTTAATTCCCTACCTTTGTCCAGATGACGTGAGATACCTGGCCAGTGTTCTTTTAAGAACTTTACCAATGAGCAAAGCCCAGGAAGGCTCAGCAGATGAAGACCCGTTTATCACCCTTGGGAAAGTATCCACAGCCCTCCTTCACAGCCCTCTCTTTCCAGAGATTCAGTCTCTCCATTCTGCCTTCCTGATGTGCATTATTGTCAGATGTTCCAGCATTCTCTGCTCTGGTGCCCATGATGACCTGGGTCTTCTTAGACAGCAGCTGCCCTGGCTTTTTGAAAAGGACCACCACAAGGTTGTGGCTCATTGGGAAAACAGGTTTGCAAAAGCCGGACCTGATGGTGTAGAACGAAGAGAAGTTGCCCAGAACTTACTATCCCTGGTCAAGAGGGACTTCCCTATCCATCTGGAGGAAGAGCAAATAGCAGACCTCTCAGAGCTCTTGGAAGTTGTCTCCACCCTACACCTGGACAGCCTCTCACCTCCCTATCATGTGCgttattttcttctgttactgTCCATGGGTGTCGCCACACTGAGATGTTCTCAATTGTCCTCTTTGGCCCTGCAGTTCTTGGTGACTTGCTATCAGCTTCTTGGTGCCCTGCAGAGAGGAAAGAGTGCCCGGTCTGTGTTCAAGGTCATGTATGTCAGTGATATTTTTGAGATCGTGCTGACTTCATTGTTGCAAGCCAGTCATGTGTTCTTTGTTGAGGGTGATAACCCCTCTTGGCTGCAGCTCCTCCAAGTGGTGGGGACATTCTTGGAGCAGCTAATGCAGATGGTCATCCAGCTGAAGCTGAGCGTGGTGCTTAATTTTGGGAAAATCCTCACATTCCTCTCAAGGTGCAAATTGTACACTGAGTCAGCTTCCAGCAAACAGTTGAAAATCCAGAGCCTTCTGGGCAGCCAGCTTCTTCTGGTATCTCTAACCAAGTTGTGCCAAGTCCTAGGATCTTTCGTAAAAGAGCAGAGACAGCCCCAGGAGACCCCCTTCGTACTTCCCGAGCTGCTGCAGCAGGCTGTGCTACAAACAGGTGCTCTCTGCTCAGCCGTTGGCGCCAGGGGCCACCATCTCCCCTCAGCTTTCCTCTCAGCCATTGCCACACTCTTGGAAGTGGACCTGAGCCAGCACCACAGAGACAGAGCGCCCGAGATTGCCCAGGTGGCAGACAGAGCACTGCCCTCCCATGCTGCCCTCTACCGGGACGTTTACACTCAGCTGCTGTCAGAGCTGCCAGCCCTCGTGGGGAACATTCCATCCTTCCAGGCAGCCTTGCGGTTTCTAACTCTGTTCTTTTTGGCCCCAGAACTTCATCCCAAGGAGGGCTCCATTTTTGCCTCCATGTTTCATGCTGTGAAAAAAGTTCTTGCAG ATCTGGATACTTCTGCTCAGGTCACTCAAGATGTTGAGCCTCTCTTGGGAGCCCTGTTCACCCAGATGTTGGAGGCTGGGACAATGGAGGACTTTGGGCTGGTGATGTGGTCTGTTCTCCAGGGGCTGGATGTCAATTACACGTGGAGGGCTGACTTACAG GCTGTTTTGTGCGCTATCAGATTGCTCAAGCTGCTGCTGAGCTGCCCACTCAGTGGAGAGAAGGCCGGTCTGCTGTGGCGTGCATGTCCTCAGATCATCACAGCTCTGACG CTGCAACACCGAGAGGCCTGTCAGGAGCAGCCTGTGGCCGTGGCTGTGGTTGGGCCTATTCTAGATGTTCTGGCTGCCCTGCTGCGGCAGGGAGAGGAGGCCATCAGCAACCCCCACCATGTCAGCCTGGCCTTCAGCATCCTGCTGACAGTTCCTTTGGACCATTTGAAGCCAGCAGAATACAAGAGCATTTTCCTCAGGATGCACAGCGTGCTCTTCTCCATCCTGCAGTGCCACCCTAAG GTGATGCTGAAGGCCGTCCCAtctttcttgaactcatttcacaAGCTGGTGGTTTCAGTTATGCATGAAGGGcgtcagaaagacaaag GAAACTCGGATGACCTGCCAGTGATCCTCGAGTGTGCGCGCCTGGTGGAGAGGATGTATAGCCACATTGCCACACGAGCTGAGGAGTTCACTGTGTTTTCCCCCTTCCTCGTGGCCCAGTATGTGACAGAGGTGCAGAAG